The Penicillium oxalicum strain HP7-1 chromosome IV, whole genome shotgun sequence genome contains a region encoding:
- a CDS encoding Ras-related protein Rab-6B: MASSSGVGSYSNPLKKFKLVFLGEQSVGKTSLITRFMYDSFDNTYQATIGIDFLSKTMYLEDRTVRLQLWDTAGQERFRSLIPSYIRDSSVAVVVYDISNAKSFQNTRKWIDDVRGERGNDVIIVLVGNKTDLNDKREVTTAQGEEEAKKNGLMFIETSAKVGHNVKQLFRRIAQALPGMDGEAKQGESTMIDVNIHPKETTSNDGCAC; encoded by the exons ATGGCCTCGAGCTCTGGGGTAGGGTCGTATTCGAACCCGCTGAAGAAGTTCAA GCTGGTGTTTCTTGGAGAACAGAGCG TTGGCAAAACTTCCCTCATTACACGATTCATGTACGATTCTTTCGACAACACATACCAGGCCACCATCGGCATTGACTTTTTGTCCAAG ACTATGTACCTGGAAGATCGGACCGTTCGCCTTCAGCTTTGGGATACTGCCGGTCAAGAACGGTTCCGCTCCCTCATTCCTTCTTATATTCGGGACTCCAGCGTCGCAGTTGTTGTTTACGATATTTCCAACGCCAAGTCCTTCCAAAACACCCGGAAATGGATTGATGACGTTCGAGGAGAGCGAGGCAACGATGTGATCATTGTGCTCGTGGGTAACAAGACTGATTTGAACGACAAGCGCGAGGTTACCACAGCgcaaggagaggaggaggctaaGAAGAATGGCTTGATGTTCATTGAAACCAGTGCCAAGGTTGGGCATAATGTGAAACAATTGTTCCGGAGAATTGCCCAGGCTTTGCCCGGCATGGACGGCGAGGCCAAGCAGGGGGAAAGCACCA TGATCGACGTCAACATTCATCCCAAGGAGACTACCAGCAATGACGGCTGTGCATGCTGA
- a CDS encoding putative V-type proton ATPase 20 kDa proteolipid subunit, producing MYPRYLVGVLTTALVVVGLCDLGRLDMLFQGDGEAFNVGRFLEEVSPYAWANIGIAMCCGCSVVGAAWGIFLTGSSIIGGGVRAPRICTKNLMSIIFCEVVAIYGLIVAIIYSAKLAPVPDSELYTQSNYYTGYALFWGGLTVGLCNMICGVSVGMNGSGAALADATDPSLFVRILIIEIFSSVLGLFGFIVGLLVGGKAADIGAM from the exons ATGTATCCGCGATACCTCGTCGGTGTCCTGACGACCGCCTTAGTGGTGGTCGGCTTGT GCGACCTCGGACGTTTAGATATGCTATTCCAAGGAGACGGTGAAGCTTTTAAT GTCGGCCGCTTTTTGGAAGAAGTATCCCCCTACGCCTGGGCAAACATTGGCATTGCAATGTGCTGTGGATGCTCAGTGGTTGGCGCTGCATG GGGAATCTTCCTAACGGGCTCTTCGATTATCGGCGGCGGTGTGCGCGCTCCCCGAATCTGTACCAAGAACTTGAtgtccatcatcttctgcgAAGTCGTCGCCATTTACGGACTTATCGTTGCGATTATATACTCGGCGAAGCTCGCTCCAGTTCCCGACAGCGAGCTCTACACTCAAAGCAACTACTATACCGGATACGCTCTGTTCTGGGGAGGTCTCACAGTCGGTCTGTGCAACATGATCTGTGGTGTCTCAGTCGGCATGAATGGTAGTGGAGCTGCTCTCGCGGATGCCACTGATCCTAGTCT CTTTGTCCGCATTCTCATTATTGAGATCTTCAGCTCCGTTCTGGGCCTGTTCGGGTTCATTGTCGGTCTTCTCGTGGGTGGCAAGGCTGCAGACATCGGTGCCATGTAA
- a CDS encoding Gephyrin has protein sequence MAHSEPTAKLAVAILIVSDTASENPASDRTANALIPIFAAEGKWETPVVKIVPDNKFQIQQSICDWTDGPTWHDTSYNALLNCPVTDGLHQAVSPLIHRHAPGLVHGMIAASLKVTPFAMMARPVAGVRDKSLIITLPGSPKGAVENLEAVIKLLPHACLQSAGGSSREMHVGGVKRLEAEAGLASTSGNAAQPQEHQHHHHHHHGHGHGHGHGHGHGHAVPKAHTLPADRPQSNDPSVGPSQRHRSSPYPMLSVEEALLKISEHTPEPTIVETSVDSSLVGSVIAEDVYAPEAVPAYKASIVDGYAVIASDPSAGPNTKGVFPVASVTHANVGGSLQPLQPGTIARITTGAPLPPNANAVVMVEDTVLASATADGSEEATVEILTNDIQPGENVREPGSDVTLGSKILSRGDIISPVGGEIGLLAATGVRSVKVYKKPCVGVLSTGDELVEHNNPCSLTGGQIRDSNRPSLLSCLQSWGFPTVDLGIARDTPAGEIEHALRDALRGVGRASSSVDVVVTTGGVSMGELDLLKPTIERSLGGTIHFGRVSMKPGKPTTFATVPFKESAIDGNQTRQQERKPKLIFALPGNPVSALVNLNLFVLPSLHKLSGLGEDASAANSKLAMGPRMGLPLVSVVLTHDFPLDSKRTEYHRAVVAGSRTDGRLYATSTGVDGTGQRSSRVGSLASANALVILRPGDGVAKQGNLVEALMMGPVHSRDM, from the exons ATGGCACACTCAGAGCCCACCGCGAAACTTGCCGTTGCAATCTTGATTGTTTCCGACACGGCGTCGGAGAACCCCGCTTCGGATAGGACAGCGAACGCACTCATACCTATATTCGCCGCCGAAGGGAAGTGGGAAACCCCCGTGGTCAAGATCGTACCAGACAACAAGTTCCAGATCCAACAGAGTATATGTGACTGGACTGATGGACCGACTTG GCACGACACTTCTTACAATGCCCTTCTAAATTGCCCTGTGACTGACGGTCTGCACCAGGCGGTATCCCCTTTAATCCATCGTCATGCTCCAGGCTTGGT CCATGGCATGATCGCTGCGTCGCTAAAAGTAACACCCT TCGCAATGATGGCTCGCCCAGTCGCTGGAGTTCGTGACAAGTCTTTGATCATTACCCTCCCTGGCTCCCCCAAGGGCGCTGTGGAAAATCTTGAAGCGGTGATCAAATTATTACCACATGCTTGCTTGCAAAGTGCAGGCGGTAGCTCTCGGGAGATGCATGTTGGTGGTGTGAAAAGGCTGGAGGCCGAGGCAGGCCTGGCATCGACGTCTGGAAACGCAGCACAGCCCCAGGAGCaccagcatcatcatcatcaccaccacggtcatggtcatggtcatggtcatgggcatggacatggacatgCTGTCCCCAAAGCCCATACATTGCCTGCGGATCGACCTCAGTCTAACGATCCATCCGTGGGGCCCAGCCAGCGTCACCGTTCCTCCCCGTATCCCATGCTGTCCGTCGAGGAAGCACTGCTCAAGATCAGTGAGCACACCCCGGAACCGACCATCGTTGAGACTTCAGTAGATTCCTCTCTTGTGGGATCGGTCATTGCCGAGGACGTGTACGCCCCGGAGGCGGTCCCTGCTTACAAGGCCAGTATAGTTGATGGCTACGCAGTCATTGCATCGGATCCTTCGGCTGGACCAAACACCAAAGGCGTGTTTCCGGTAGCGTCCGTGACTCATGCCAATGTTGGTGGAAGCCTACAGCCTCTTCAGCCTGGAACAATTGCACGGATCACAACAGGagcccctcttcctcccaaTGCCAACGCAGTCGTGATGGTCGAGGATACTGTTTTGGCTTCAGCTACGGCGGATGGCTCTGAAGAGGCCACCGTCGAGATCTTGACCAACGACATTCAACCTGGCGAGAACGTGCGGGAACCTGGCAGTGACGTTACTTTGGGATCTAAGATTCTTTCCCGGGGAGACATCATCTCTCCTGTTGGCGGAGAGATTGGATTGTTGGCTGCAACGGGGGTTCGGTCTGTCAAAGTGTACAAAAAGCCATGTGTGGGCGTTTTGAGCACCGGCGATGAGCTGGTGGAGCACAACAACCCTTGCAGCCTGACTGGGGGTCAGATTCGTGATTCTAACCGACCATCCCTCCTGTCTTGCCTTCAATCGTGGGGCTTTCCCACGGTGGACCTGGGAATTGCACGCGACACCCCCGCCGGTGAGATTGAGCATGCTTTGCGTGACGCACTCCGCGGTGTCGGACGAGCCTCCTCTAGCGTCGATGTGGTTGTTACGACTGGCGGTGTCTCCATGGGCGAGCTTGATCTGTTGAAACCCACCATCGAAAGGTCACTGGGGGGCACCATTCACTTTGGTCGCGTCTCTATGAAGCCCGGCAAACCTACTACCTTCGCCACGGTTCCGTTCAAAGAGAGTGCAATAGATGGAAATCAAACTCGTCAGCAAGAGCGAAAGCCCAAGCTCATCTTCGCTCTTCCGGGAAACCCAGTGTCGGCGCTCGTGAACCTCAATCTATTTGTGCTGCCTTCATTACACAAGTTGTCTGGCCTGGGTGAGGACGCCTCCGCTGCGAACTCGAAGCTGGCAATGGGACCCCGAATGGGCTTACCGCTGGTGTCGGTTGTTTTGACGCATGACTTCCCTCTCGACTCAAAGCGGACGGAATACCATCGTGCCGTCGTCGCGGGCTCACGCACCGATGGCCGATTGTACGCAACCAGTACTGGTGTTGACGGCACTGGTCAGCGAAGCTCTCGCGTTGGTAGCCTTGCATCCGCGAATGCGTTGGTCATTTTACGCCCTGGGGATGGGGTTGCAAAGCAAGGCAATCTTGTAGAGGCACTGATGATGGGCCCCGTACACAGCCGTGATATGTAG
- a CDS encoding UPF0587 protein has product MLTLSLTAELEGVTGLKPTDTEENPYYFTFKVQCTGCRETHPKWVTFNRFEKLEIPGSRGEANFVWKCRLCSKAHSASITAGPHAYEAEEKKKKGRTIIELDCRGLEFVEFKADVRPPALAFCSQCEYSSPIPVADWLLLFFFQGEWEAQGAESSTSFTGIDLSEGEWYDYDEKTSEEVSIKEVKWSIERA; this is encoded by the exons ATGCTCACTCTCTCATTGACCGCTGAACTAGAAGG TGTCACTGGCCTGAAGCCCACTGATACCGAGGAGAACCCTTATTACTTCACGTTCAAGGTGCAATGCACCGGGTGCCGTGAGACGCACCCGAAATGGGTCACCTTCAACCGTTTC GAGAAATTGGAAATCCCCGGTAGTCGGGGTGAAGCCAACTTTGTCTGGAAGTGTCGTTTGTGCTCG AAAGCGCACTCTGCCTCCATCACGGCTGGACCGCATGCGTatgaggccgaggagaagaagaaaaagggccGCACGATCATCGAATTGGACTGTCGTGGCCTAGAATTTGTTGAGTTCAAAGCCGACGTAAGACCTCCCGCGCTGGCATTTTGTTCACAATGCGAGTACTCGTCCCCTATCCCGGTGGCTGACtggcttttgcttttctttttccaggGCGAATGGGAGGCTCAAGGTGCCGAGTCTTCAACTTCTTTCACTGGTATCGACCTCTCGGAAGGTGAGTGGTACGACTACGATGAGAAGACCAGTGAGGAAGTGAGCATCAAGGAGGTCAAGTGGAGCATTGAACGGGCATAG
- a CDS encoding putative small nuclear ribonucleoprotein F has protein sequence MSPSVAVQDDPPGRRSPDLRNHILHAAEYIANANSLTCRVGTEMVIRLKWGQTEYKGALESIDSYMNVLLRDTEEYIDGKHTGSLGLVLIRCNNILWMGSADSVEMTDLGLK, from the exons ATGTCCCCATCCGTCGCCGTCCAGGATGATCCCCCGGGGCGCCGCTCCCCGGATTTGCGCAACCACATCCTCCATGCAGCGGAGTACATTGCTAATGCGAATTCATTGACATGCAGAGTCGGCACCGAGATGGTCATCCGCCTGAAGTGGGGCCAGACCGAATACAAGGGCGCATTGGAGAGCATCGATTCCTACATGAACGTTTTGCTGCGCGATACGGAGGAATACATTGATGGCAAGCACACTGGTAGTCTGGGTCTTGTTCTGATCCG GTGTAACAATATCCTCTGGATGGGATCGGCAGACAGTGTGGAAATGACGGATCTTGGGTTAAAATAG
- a CDS encoding GTP-binding protein rhoC has protein sequence MSQVYDDQYYAASRRRSLATPPPSMTPRNSRARSQSVRVSNGTASTHTSFSSAQMSEATNITQPPSYSKKFVVVGDGGCGKTCLLISYSQGYFPEKYVPTVFENYITQTTHRASGKTVELALWDTAGQEEYDRLRPLSYPETDLLFVCFAIDCPASLENVVDKWYPEVLHFCPTTPIILVGLKSDLRTKRTCIELLKTQGLTPITPEQGQGVAQRMGATYVECSSKEMRGVDEVFAKAVDTVVAIEEDDYITQPTSNRNSSKPSGGGVRPGKKVKKRSCSIL, from the exons ATGAGCCAGGTGTATGACGACCAGTATTATGCGGCCTCAAGACGTCGGTCGCTGGCCACGCCGCCTCCAAGCATGACTCCTCGAAACAGCCGCGCTCGCTCTCAAAGTGTGCGAGTCAGTAACGGAACCGCCAGCACACATAccagcttctccagcgcACAAATGTCGGAAGCCACCAATATCACCCAGCCACCTTCCTACTCTAAAAAGTTTGTCGTGGTGGGGGATGGAGGATGCGGCAAGACTTGCTTGTTGATCAGTTACTCCCAAGGTTACTTCCCAGAG AAATATGTTCCAACGGTATTCGAAAACTACATCACGCAGACGACCCACCGGGCATCAGGCAAGACGGTCGAACTGGCTCTCTGGGATACTGCCGGCCAGGAGGAATACGATCGCCTGCGGCCCTTGTCCTATCCCGAGACCGATCTCCTCTTTGTGTGTTTTGCGATCGACTGTCCAGCCTCTCTGGAGAATGTAGTAGATAAG TGGTATCCCGAGGTGCTGCATTTCTGTCCCACAACCCCGATCATATTGGTCGGCCTGAAATCGGATCTTCGAACTAAGCGCACCTGCATCGAACTCTTGAAGACGCAAGGCCTGACCCCCATCACGCCCGAGCAAGGGCAAGGTGTGGCGCAGCGCATGGGCGCCACGTACGTGGAGTGCAGTAGTAAAGAGATGCGTGGTGTCGATGAGGTTTTTGCCAAAGCCGTTGATACCGTGGTGGCTATCGAGGAAGACGACTACATTACTCAGCCTACGAGTAATCgcaacagcagcaagccATCGGGCGGTGGTGTGCGGCCGgggaagaaggtcaagaagcgcaGCTGCAGCATCCTTTGA
- a CDS encoding Dihydrosphingosine 1-phosphate phosphatase, with protein sequence MAGLKEAKDQPDAGLRSLNHYANSLPLWRYWPRQKLIPLVRYETPYLAWLQEKMRTPALDSYFAFTANLGTHTFFMVFLPFLFWCGHTSLGRGLVHILAAGVFISGFIKDLLCLPRPLSPPLQRITMSGSAALEYGFPSTHSTNAVSVAVYALALLKSPDSTVPSQTNFILQIVTYLYVTSIVIGRLYCGMHGFFDVVIGCLLGALIGLAQFSYGPAFDEYILSATWVEILVIPTVILILVRIHPEPADDCPCFDDSVAFAGVWLGVDVGSWYFTTSSLAWADPLPGTIPYSYQRLGLLGTVIRLVVGVLCVFAWREFTKPTLLRILPPVFRSLEKVGLLLPRRFFTTASRYTTIPPNLKDDEVFPNISDIPSFITTIRHPRRRAVSVGPQSEADAYEALAYREKRRRESLSGGNQDPLADDTRSANGRPALNRKPSKLDHYEEMMGTVSSGAANGVANSNIPQSAYLSPAANAGTGPADAREVFSQIKKPRVRYDVEVVTKLVVYAGIPWVVINVAPPVFQFIGFGVSS encoded by the exons ATGGCGGGATTGAAGGAGGCAAAAGATCAACCAGATGCTGGATTGAGGAGTTTGAATCACT ATGCCAATTCATTGCCGCTCTGGCGCTACTGGCCACGACAGAAACTGATTCCCCTCGTCCGTTATGAGACACCGTACCTCGCATGGCTGCAAGAGAAGATGCGCACCCCGGCGCTGGACTCATACTTCGCATTCACGGCGAACCTCGGCACACACACTTTCTTCATGGTCTTTCTACCTTTCCTGTTCTGGTGTGGTCATACCAGCCTGGGTCGAGG GCTTGTGCACATCCTCGCGGCCGGCGTCTTTATCAGTGGATTTATCAAGGACTTGCTCTGTCTACCCCGACCTTTatctcctcccctccagCGGATCACCATGTCTGGCTCTGCTGCACTTGAATACGGATTTCCTTCCACGCATTCCACCAACGCCGTGTCCGTGGCGGTCTACGCGCTGGCGCTGCTGAAATCGCCCGATTCGACCGTGCCCTCGCAAACGAACTTCATCTTGCAGATTGTCACATATCTCTACGTGActtccatcgtcatcgggCGACTGTACTGCGGCATGCATGGCTTTTTCGATGTGGTCATTGGGTGCCTGCTCGGTGCGTTGATTGGCCTGGCCCAATTCAGCTACGGCCCTGCCTTTGATGAGTATATATTATCGGCGACGTGGGTGGAGATCCTGGTCATCCCGActgtcatcctcatcctcgtccgtATCCACCCCGAACCAGCAGATGATTGTCCATGCTTCGATGATAGCGTTGCGTTTGCGGGGGTTTGGCTCGGAGTCGATGTGGGCTCATGGTATTTTACAACGTCCAGTCTCGCATGGGCGGATCCTCTGCCTGGAACAATTCCGTACAGTTACCAGCGTCTTGGTCTCTTGGGCACGGTGATCCGCCTCGTGGTCGGGGTTTTGTGTGTTTTCGCCTGGCGAGAGTTTACCAAGCCAACGTTGCTGCGTATCCTTCCGCCTGTCTTCCGAAGCCTTGAGAAAGTGGGCCTGCTTCTACCCCGTCGATTCTTTACTACGGCTTC GCGGTACACCACTATTCCCCCGAACTTGAAGGACGACGAGGTATTTCCAAATATCTCAGACATTCCATCTTTCATCACGACCATACGTCATCCTCGCCGCCGAGCAGTGTCGGTTGGTCCTCAGTCTGAGGCCGACGCCTACGAAGCCCTTGCCTACCGGGAAAAGCGGAGACGCGAAAGCCTGTCGGGGGGAAACCAGGATCCTCTCGCGGATGACACTCGCAGTGCAAACGGTAGACCAGCGCTGAACCGAAAACCGTCCAAGCTGGATCATTACGAGGAAATGATGGGCACCGTCAGCTCCGGTGCGGCCAACGGCGTGGCTAATTCGAACATACCACAATCGGCATATCTTTCCCCCGCTGCGAATGCCGGTACTGGCCCCGCCGATGCGAGAGAGGTCTTCTCGCAGATCAAAAAGCCTCGTGTGCGTTATGATGTGGAGGTGGTGACCAAATTGGTTGTGTATGCGG GAATTCCTTGGGTGGTCATTAATGTGGCCCCTCCCGTTTTTCAATTCATCGGCTTCGGTGTTTCCTCTTAA